From the genome of Uranotaenia lowii strain MFRU-FL chromosome 1, ASM2978415v1, whole genome shotgun sequence, one region includes:
- the LOC129739328 gene encoding uncharacterized protein LOC129739328 isoform X2 yields the protein MGPKKGTLQGSSKEKRPRSYPVSGDKPAASKPTFLESDQDPDPGSENDPDELRSDKVAERTAMQVGSYNILKIRKASQMATIKKYIANKISNLRKVRRPLDGN from the exons ATGGGTCCGAAAAAAGGAACACTACAAG gaTCTTCAAAAGAGAAGAGACCGAGGTCTTATCCGGTATCAGGTGACAAACCGGCAGCCAGCAAGCCAACTTTCCTGGAGAGCGACCAGGACCCGGACCCCGGCAGCGAAAATGATCCGGATGAGTTGCGTTCTG atAAGGTAGCTGAACGAACAGCGATGCAGGTAGGCTCATACAATATtctgaaaattagaaaagcGTCGCAAAtggcaacaataaaaaaatatattgccaacaaaatttcgaatttaCGGAAGGTTCGTCGACCACTGGATGGTAATTAA
- the LOC129739328 gene encoding uncharacterized protein LOC129739328 isoform X1 yields the protein MGPKKGTLQGSSKEKRPRSYPVSGDKPAASKPTFLESDQDPDPGSENDPDELRSATKLRRNDDADENNLQVILQRRLLAKGVEMSPAGIAYVSACGLSSNSSGAFSRDPLLELSQKSTSSEPIKVSKAATPPMVCVNSDALLDAQISSEIMFEDTEWLKEESLLPSIEPVRTISDKADELVVSQITPARIIMVDHLSSGTVMQDDANTTDLDWKNEYLQLEAKHSKLKKRIAKLKRKVVRIQKEKMETDEYALTISKELRNLKERRNISQVMFLLKKYF from the exons ATGGGTCCGAAAAAAGGAACACTACAAG gaTCTTCAAAAGAGAAGAGACCGAGGTCTTATCCGGTATCAGGTGACAAACCGGCAGCCAGCAAGCCAACTTTCCTGGAGAGCGACCAGGACCCGGACCCCGGCAGCGAAAATGATCCGGATGAGTTGCGTTCTG CTACAAAACTACGACGGAATGACGATGCAGATGAAAATAACCTGCAAGTTATTTTACAAAGGCGATTGCTCGCAAAGGGCGTGGAAATGAGCCCAGCCGGAATAGCTTATGTTTCGGCTTGCGGTTTATCTAGCAATTCTTCAGGAGCTTTTTCAAGAGATCCGCTGCTAGAGCTTTCGCAAAAAAGCACATCTTCCGAACCGATCAAAGTGTCAAAAGCAGCAACGCCACCGATGGTATGTGTGAATTCAGATGCACTTTTAGACGCACAGATCTCATCTGAAATAATGTTCGAAGACACCGAGTGGTTGAAAGAGGAAAGCTTATTACCATCAATTGAACCTGTCCGAACAATTTCGGACAAAGCTGATGAACTCGTGGTTAGCCAGATTACTCCAGCAAGGATAATAATGGTTGATCATTTGAGTTCAGGCACAGTAATGCAGGACGATGCAAACACCACTGATCTTGATTGGAAAAACGAATACTTACAACTTGAAGCGAAACATTCGAAACTAAAAAAACGGATAGCGAAATTAAAGAGAAAAGTCGTTCGAATACAAaaggaaaaaatggaaacagACGAATACGCACTGACCATCTCCAAGGAACTCCGGAATCTTAAAGAACGCCGAAATATTTCCCAGGtaatgtttttattgaaaaaatacttttga